A window of the Butyricimonas virosa genome harbors these coding sequences:
- a CDS encoding DUF6443 domain-containing protein encodes MKRYKRDTYFGKNIVLVLLLCLVTSFVEAQIFCPVTEFSQPRIHVGIEGGECSMGFISRGRSTINVISKLKEAINTQLEQIEEFSWISVKSLYIDSYDDEGGYYSGRLVFDVASNFQPGYEREVVFRSTLNQLMPLVQDGQESEYHEIVVYNVSSDCETNKAFPGRKTKVTLSGSQVGVLYVIGNDTIRGTGYPLSFEKVFPEGLYTLKAIKGRAEKEMSGSVGIYYYPFLKAGYCTEEVTRQGILPPVGEAAPGCGFGKVIVPFISLMSSSDLAQLDEMLEQINNGKSSCFPGFRVHRVNSTISMATGPNLRGGDRINEVYFSLDNANGGKMFRVLIHTILQRQDLVKFTLSELSRESIDNYSLKLDGFQYGVKYKLFRDGILVREEEGFVLPPVFENLSGGGTYTLEAHYWDTIVPMNGTVYIDGGRGVASYVRENIYIGENEPVSAYVYYDGMGRVIQSRKVDPSVDGSDVIEPIVYDSTGRVSKSYLPFSVSNCKGFRRYALSEQDEYYTNKFGVNHYAYSETKYNNRPEDQIVEQSFYGEKLKMGSGHTVKTNVRQYTTGDNVKKYVLDGSSVKLEGNYSYRELIVKQVTDAENVKYTEYYDFQGNLICKSQDEVKTYYVYDDLNRQRYIISPLQDAEFTSGTKTLEQLSKLCYYTEYNELNKPYKLYVPGAGCTIYLYDKQGRAVLVQDARMRAEGKWLFTKYDEMDRPVITGTCSGTESAHKAALAAQSVFGEERGTALHGYTNNTYPVVADENACLTITYYDDYAWAGASDMSYSPSESLGAEKSERVKGLVTGVKNKVLGITGNTWLKTVTYFDKKYNAIQTVKQLYPSGVEITSNLHNFGGDVTRIKVKQTIGSVVNEYNRYLEYDNLGRLTRVKQQVTGDNANGLVTLSSYEYDDLGRVSRKMLHNDVDTTTYTYDIAGRQVAARSRNFSYEVGFEHVETGLSGKVTPRYNGNVSHVKWGNGSNVTDLYSYNYDSASQLTGAYLYKKSGTTWNAHSSFAEKDITYDLNGNLTSLTRTSSSGVASSLSYTYDGNQVSKINNGTSYAYDAGGNMTVDGLRGASISYNILNLPEEVCLGNEKVSYIYTSAGEKLATRVGSSLTYYRGPLVYSGNNLLYLVHPEGLTRKSTGGYVYYYMKRDHLGSTRVLCHASGTTLVADQTTGYYPFGLAHGHGNLNLNRYLFSGKELQDQSLGGKLLGLYDFGSRFYDPTLGRWFNVDPRLEFVSPYGYCANNPVLYIDPNGEDIVLTISKDVTVTVATRLIDLKITVPDWTGARKLFTKSITLQGDEILLAALDIVGIVDPTGIADALSASLYAQQGDLVNAMVSGVGLIPYLGDFAKMFRMKNHFKILSMAVESGAGAAGRGFHSFSAFKRAMGNAAEGNQWHHIVGQHADNIRKFGAESIHNTNNLVEIPKELHYKINGYYNSKPLELGGLTVRDWLKTQSFEAQYEYGLDIVQKALNGTL; translated from the coding sequence ATGAAACGATATAAACGTGATACATATTTTGGGAAGAATATCGTTCTGGTATTACTCCTTTGTTTAGTAACATCTTTTGTTGAGGCTCAAATTTTCTGTCCGGTAACGGAGTTTAGTCAACCCCGAATTCATGTAGGAATCGAAGGAGGGGAGTGTTCCATGGGTTTTATATCCCGAGGTAGATCTACTATAAATGTGATTTCCAAGCTTAAAGAAGCAATAAATACGCAACTGGAACAAATCGAAGAATTTTCGTGGATTTCCGTTAAATCATTGTATATAGATTCGTATGATGATGAAGGTGGTTATTATTCGGGAAGGTTAGTGTTTGATGTGGCAAGTAATTTTCAGCCGGGTTATGAACGGGAAGTGGTGTTCAGGAGTACTTTAAACCAGTTAATGCCGCTTGTTCAAGATGGGCAAGAGTCGGAATATCATGAGATCGTTGTGTATAACGTGTCTTCTGATTGTGAAACAAATAAGGCATTCCCCGGTCGTAAAACTAAGGTTACTTTAAGTGGTTCGCAAGTCGGAGTCCTTTACGTGATAGGTAATGATACGATACGGGGAACAGGTTATCCCTTGTCTTTCGAGAAAGTTTTCCCGGAAGGATTATATACCCTAAAGGCTATAAAGGGGCGTGCGGAGAAGGAGATGTCAGGAAGTGTAGGAATATATTACTATCCTTTTTTAAAAGCCGGTTATTGTACCGAAGAAGTGACTCGTCAAGGAATTCTTCCCCCTGTTGGAGAGGCTGCTCCCGGGTGTGGATTCGGGAAGGTCATAGTTCCATTTATCAGTTTAATGTCAAGTTCCGATCTCGCGCAATTGGATGAGATGTTGGAACAGATAAATAATGGAAAGTCTAGTTGTTTCCCGGGTTTTCGTGTTCATCGCGTTAACTCGACAATTAGTATGGCAACGGGACCTAATCTTCGAGGAGGAGATCGGATTAATGAAGTATATTTCTCGTTAGATAACGCTAACGGGGGTAAAATGTTTCGAGTATTGATACATACAATACTGCAACGACAAGATTTGGTGAAATTCACGTTGTCGGAATTATCTCGCGAAAGTATTGATAATTATTCTTTAAAACTGGATGGATTTCAATACGGGGTGAAATATAAGCTTTTTAGAGACGGTATACTTGTGCGAGAGGAAGAGGGTTTTGTACTTCCTCCTGTATTTGAAAATCTTTCGGGTGGGGGAACTTATACTTTGGAAGCTCATTATTGGGATACGATAGTCCCGATGAATGGGACCGTCTACATTGATGGTGGACGCGGAGTTGCCAGTTACGTGCGAGAAAATATATATATAGGAGAAAACGAACCGGTTTCGGCATATGTTTATTACGATGGAATGGGAAGGGTGATTCAATCCCGAAAAGTGGATCCTTCTGTTGATGGCAGCGATGTTATAGAACCTATCGTGTATGATAGCACCGGTCGCGTATCAAAAAGTTATTTACCTTTCAGCGTAAGTAACTGTAAGGGTTTTCGTCGATATGCCCTCTCTGAACAAGATGAATACTACACGAATAAGTTCGGGGTAAATCATTACGCTTATTCTGAGACGAAGTATAATAACCGTCCCGAAGATCAAATCGTGGAGCAAAGTTTTTACGGGGAAAAGCTTAAAATGGGTAGCGGACATACCGTGAAAACCAATGTACGACAATATACAACCGGGGATAATGTAAAAAAATACGTGCTTGATGGATCTTCTGTTAAGCTGGAGGGAAATTACTCGTACCGGGAACTTATCGTGAAACAAGTAACTGATGCGGAGAACGTGAAGTACACGGAATATTACGATTTCCAGGGGAATTTGATTTGTAAATCTCAGGATGAGGTAAAAACATACTATGTTTATGATGATTTAAACCGTCAACGTTATATCATATCTCCTTTACAAGATGCCGAGTTTACCTCCGGGACAAAAACATTGGAACAGCTATCGAAGTTATGTTATTACACGGAGTACAACGAGTTGAACAAACCGTATAAATTGTATGTACCGGGAGCGGGCTGTACGATTTATCTTTACGATAAACAAGGACGGGCCGTTCTGGTGCAGGATGCAAGAATGCGAGCCGAGGGTAAATGGTTATTTACCAAGTATGACGAGATGGATCGCCCGGTGATCACGGGAACATGTTCCGGCACGGAGTCCGCTCACAAGGCAGCCTTGGCGGCACAAAGTGTCTTCGGCGAAGAACGAGGAACCGCCCTTCACGGTTACACGAATAACACCTACCCCGTCGTGGCGGACGAGAACGCTTGCCTGACAATCACCTATTATGATGATTACGCGTGGGCCGGAGCCAGTGATATGTCATATTCCCCGTCGGAATCGCTGGGAGCGGAGAAATCCGAGCGGGTGAAAGGTTTGGTCACGGGAGTTAAAAACAAGGTGTTGGGAATCACCGGTAACACGTGGTTGAAAACGGTTACTTATTTTGACAAGAAATACAACGCTATCCAGACCGTTAAACAGCTCTACCCCTCGGGAGTGGAGATCACGTCTAACCTTCATAATTTTGGCGGCGACGTGACCCGGATCAAGGTGAAGCAGACGATCGGGAGCGTTGTCAACGAGTATAACCGGTATTTGGAGTATGACAATCTTGGACGTTTAACTCGTGTAAAACAACAAGTGACGGGCGATAACGCTAACGGGCTCGTAACGCTATCGAGTTACGAGTACGACGACCTGGGTCGGGTTTCCCGTAAAATGCTTCATAACGACGTGGACACGACAACCTACACGTATGACATCGCCGGGCGGCAAGTTGCAGCCCGTTCAAGAAATTTCTCGTACGAGGTGGGATTCGAGCATGTCGAGACCGGGTTGTCGGGTAAGGTCACTCCCCGTTACAACGGTAACGTGAGTCATGTCAAGTGGGGAAACGGTAGTAATGTCACCGACTTGTATAGTTATAATTACGATTCTGCAAGCCAGTTAACCGGGGCGTATCTTTACAAGAAGTCGGGTACGACCTGGAATGCCCATTCGAGTTTCGCCGAGAAAGACATCACGTACGATCTGAACGGTAACCTGACCTCGCTAACCCGCACGAGTTCAAGTGGAGTCGCCTCGTCATTGTCTTACACTTATGACGGTAACCAGGTAAGCAAGATAAATAACGGGACCTCGTACGCTTATGATGCCGGTGGAAACATGACCGTTGACGGTCTTCGAGGAGCGAGTATCAGCTATAATATCTTGAACTTACCGGAGGAAGTGTGTCTAGGTAACGAAAAAGTTTCTTATATTTACACTTCGGCTGGCGAGAAGCTGGCGACACGGGTGGGGAGTTCTTTGACTTATTATCGCGGTCCCCTGGTGTACTCGGGTAACAACTTGCTTTACCTGGTACATCCCGAGGGTTTGACTCGCAAATCGACGGGTGGTTACGTTTACTATTACATGAAACGTGACCACCTTGGAAGCACGCGGGTATTGTGTCACGCTAGCGGTACGACGTTGGTTGCGGATCAAACGACTGGATATTATCCTTTCGGCCTGGCGCACGGTCACGGGAACTTGAACCTGAATCGTTACCTTTTTAGCGGTAAAGAGTTGCAGGATCAATCTCTCGGGGGTAAGTTGCTGGGTCTTTACGATTTCGGTTCCCGCTTTTATGATCCCACGCTCGGTCGTTGGTTTAACGTTGACCCGAGGCTGGAATTCGTGAGCCCTTACGGTTATTGCGCTAATAACCCGGTGTTGTACATCGATCCTAACGGGGAGGATATCGTGTTAACCATCAGCAAGGATGTGACCGTCACCGTCGCGACCCGGTTGATCGACTTGAAGATCACGGTTCCCGATTGGACGGGAGCTCGCAAGCTCTTCACGAAAAGTATCACGTTACAGGGTGACGAGATCTTGCTTGCCGCCCTTGATATCGTGGGAATCGTTGATCCCACGGGTATAGCGGATGCCTTGAGTGCCTCTCTTTACGCTCAACAGGGGGACCTTGTGAACGCGATGGTAAGCGGAGTGGGGTTGATTCCTTACCTGGGCGATTTTGCCAAGATGTTCAGGATGAAGAATCACTTCAAGATTCTTAGCATGGCGGTGGAGAGTGGTGCGGGGGCGGCTGGACGAGGGTTTCATAGTTTTTCCGCGTTTAAACGAGCGATGGGAAACGCCGCAGAAGGTAATCAATGGCATCATATCGTGGGACAACATGCGGATAATATACGTAAGTTTGGTGCAGAGAGTATTCATAACACGAATAATCTTGTCGAGATACCGAAAGAATTGCATTACAAGATTAATGGATATTATAATTCAAAACCGCTAGAACTTGGTGGACTAACAGTGAGAGACTGGTTAAAGACACAAAGTTTCGAAGCCCAGTATGAATATGGACTGGATATAGTACAAAAAGCTTTAAATGGGACATTATGA
- a CDS encoding DUF4279 domain-containing protein, protein MEIDSYYFKISCELAITSEEVSVTDITKQLGVSPDRFFAKGQIFQSKHSGTQGEKTYNLWAISSSESIFEYENITPSLNELRSVLTGREDVLRAMKLDVRYDTTLTIWIETDDAGIGLEIQEHDITFFNLVNYVHFTFLPNKIIDRDILG, encoded by the coding sequence ATGGAGATAGATAGTTATTATTTCAAAATTAGTTGTGAATTGGCAATCACTTCAGAAGAGGTATCTGTAACGGATATAACGAAACAATTGGGTGTTTCTCCTGATCGTTTTTTTGCTAAAGGACAAATCTTTCAATCAAAACATAGTGGAACTCAAGGGGAGAAAACGTATAATTTATGGGCAATATCATCATCAGAGAGTATATTCGAATACGAAAACATAACCCCATCACTAAATGAACTCAGAAGCGTATTAACTGGTAGGGAGGATGTACTTAGGGCGATGAAACTAGATGTTCGTTATGATACAACTCTTACAATTTGGATAGAAACGGATGATGCAGGTATTGGTTTGGAAATCCAAGAGCATGATATCACATTTTTTAACCTAGTGAATTATGTACATTTTACATTTTTACCTAATAAAATAATAGATCGTGATATTTTAGGATAA
- a CDS encoding type II secretion system protein — MKTIQKLSKQKRRDLESKSFAAFSLPELLVVLVIIGCFCSAVFYDPFGL, encoded by the coding sequence ATGAAAACAATTCAAAAATTATCGAAACAGAAAAGGCGTGATCTGGAAAGTAAATCTTTTGCTGCTTTTTCTTTGCCGGAATTACTGGTGGTGTTGGTGATTATCGGCTGTTTTTGTTCCGCTGTCTTTTATGATCCGTTCGGGTTATGA
- a CDS encoding RHS repeat-associated core domain-containing protein: MLCIICYDLNLPEVVRIGNEKVSYIYTSSGEKLATQVGSSLTYYRGPLVYSGNNLLYLVHPEGLTRKSTIGFVYYYAKRDHLGSTRVLCHASGNTLVADQATGYYPFGLAHGHENLNLNRYLFSSKELQDQSLGGKLLGLYDFGSRFYDPTLGRWFNVDPRLEFVSPYGYCANNPVLYIDPNGEDIVLTISKDVTVTVATRLIDLKITVPDWTGARKLFTKSITLQGDEILLAALDIVGIVDPTGIADALSASLYAQQGDLVNAMVSGVGLIPYLGDFAKMFRMKNHFKILSMAVESGAGAAKGGGRGLGNPFVGKSFEEIDHMFRMKGLEVKYFDPVGKKGSYINSKTGTSYFIDPGRMYKKGYEGPHVDVFYNGHSKYEKAKFFLDGSPKQYKELKTKK, from the coding sequence TTGCTTTGTATAATTTGTTATGACTTGAACTTACCGGAAGTCGTGCGTATAGGTAATGAAAAAGTTTCTTATATTTACACGTCTTCCGGCGAGAAGCTGGCGACGCAAGTGGGGAGTTCTTTGACTTATTATCGCGGTCCCCTTGTATACTCGGGTAACAACTTGCTTTACCTGGTACATCCCGAGGGTTTAACCCGCAAATCAACGATTGGTTTCGTTTATTATTACGCGAAGAGGGATCATCTGGGAAGCACCCGGGTTTTGTGTCACGCGAGCGGTAACACGCTTGTGGCGGATCAAGCGACGGGCTATTATCCTTTCGGTCTGGCGCACGGTCACGAGAACTTGAACCTGAATCGTTACCTTTTTAGCAGTAAAGAGTTGCAGGATCAATCTCTCGGGGGTAAGTTGCTGGGTCTTTACGATTTCGGTTCCCGCTTTTATGATCCCACGCTCGGTCGTTGGTTTAACGTTGACCCGAGGCTGGAATTCGTGAGCCCTTACGGTTATTGCGCTAATAACCCGGTGTTGTACATCGATCCTAACGGGGAGGATATCGTGTTAACCATCAGCAAGGATGTGACCGTCACCGTCGCGACCCGGTTGATCGACTTGAAGATCACGGTTCCCGATTGGACGGGAGCCCGCAAGCTCTTCACGAAAAGTATCACGTTACAGGGTGACGAGATCTTGCTTGCCGCCCTTGATATCGTGGGAATCGTTGATCCCACGGGTATAGCGGATGCCTTGAGTGCCTCTCTTTACGCTCAACAAGGAGACCTTGTGAACGCGATGGTAAGTGGAGTGGGGTTGATCCCTTACCTGGGTGATTTTGCCAAGATGTTCAGGATGAAGAATCACTTCAAGATTCTTAGCATGGCGGTGGAGAGTGGTGCGGGGGCGGCTAAAGGAGGGGGACGAGGATTGGGTAATCCATTTGTTGGTAAGTCTTTTGAAGAGATTGATCATATGTTCAGGATGAAAGGGCTTGAAGTAAAATATTTTGATCCTGTGGGTAAAAAGGGATCATATATTAATTCTAAAACAGGGACTAGTTATTTCATCGATCCTGGACGAATGTATAAAAAGGGTTATGAAGGACCACATGTTGACGTCTTCTATAATGGACATTCAAAATATGAGAAAGCGAAATTCTTTTTAGATGGTTCACCTAAACAATATAAAGAATTAAAAACAAAAAAATAA
- a CDS encoding RHS repeat domain-containing protein, protein MKNLLDFYFVKGLVTSLKMSGWARVAQLTSLTENITSVLAGDVYSRGGTASGTYAYDKNGNMTNDSRRALNFGYNVLNLLSEVKTTGGELKAKYDYLADGTKLRVRNNGDVNGFDYLGSLTYRKSGAGLQLESASFGDGVIRPGASNGGQGEVNYFLTDHLGSVRVIVDGTGKVLERNDYYPFGARQARGDYPQLAANRYKYNGKEEQVTGDLEWLDYGARMYDSRLGRWFGVDPFQESFISLSPYNYCSGNPMVFIDPSGALVTHYVDKDYNVLLNTDDGSDGVVVVPDEYVGDFKKFASFYSDPGLAPVYDSKGWNSYWKNKFGLAERQLSELELAVSDLYSGKDGKNKAIAYFLSHQGSDLLAAAWSETWYHLRSIESWVDGLSMTAITKGLFMNLLKSETSVYRHGYKYAERVRARAIQDPTSHNFPYIFDDAILSIKPIIKRDGYKIYQMEGTMNGIKGIYEIGITKSGIIDYRFFRPLK, encoded by the coding sequence ATGAAGAACCTCCTCGATTTTTATTTTGTGAAGGGTTTGGTGACGAGCCTGAAGATGAGTGGCTGGGCACGGGTAGCCCAGTTGACAAGTTTGACGGAGAACATTACCTCCGTGCTGGCGGGGGATGTTTATTCCCGTGGTGGTACAGCATCTGGCACTTACGCTTATGACAAGAACGGGAACATGACGAATGATAGCCGTCGAGCTTTGAATTTCGGTTATAATGTCTTAAATTTGTTGAGTGAAGTCAAGACGACGGGCGGTGAGTTGAAGGCAAAGTACGATTACCTTGCTGACGGCACGAAGTTACGGGTTAGGAATAACGGTGACGTGAACGGTTTTGACTACCTTGGTTCTTTGACATACAGGAAGAGTGGAGCGGGGTTGCAACTCGAATCGGCAAGCTTTGGGGACGGGGTGATCAGGCCGGGAGCTTCAAACGGGGGGCAAGGAGAGGTGAATTACTTCTTGACGGATCACCTGGGTAGCGTTCGTGTGATCGTTGACGGCACGGGAAAGGTGCTGGAGCGGAACGATTACTACCCTTTCGGGGCGAGACAGGCGAGGGGTGACTACCCGCAGTTGGCGGCTAATCGTTACAAGTACAACGGCAAGGAGGAGCAGGTGACGGGGGATTTGGAGTGGTTGGATTACGGGGCTAGGATGTACGATAGCAGGCTGGGGAGATGGTTCGGGGTGGATCCTTTTCAAGAGAGTTTCATTTCATTATCGCCATATAATTATTGTTCCGGAAACCCGATGGTATTTATAGATCCCAGTGGAGCTTTGGTGACTCATTACGTGGACAAAGATTATAATGTTCTTCTAAACACGGATGATGGTAGTGATGGCGTGGTTGTCGTTCCTGACGAGTATGTAGGTGATTTTAAGAAATTTGCAAGTTTTTATTCAGACCCGGGGTTGGCTCCCGTTTACGATAGCAAAGGTTGGAATTCTTACTGGAAGAATAAATTCGGACTTGCCGAGCGTCAATTGAGTGAGCTAGAGTTGGCCGTCAGTGACCTATACTCGGGTAAAGATGGCAAGAACAAGGCTATCGCCTATTTCTTGAGCCACCAGGGAAGTGATTTACTGGCGGCAGCTTGGAGTGAGACTTGGTATCATTTGAGAAGTATAGAATCATGGGTGGATGGTTTGTCCATGACAGCAATAACAAAAGGGTTATTTATGAACCTGTTAAAAAGTGAAACAAGCGTGTATAGACATGGATACAAGTATGCAGAACGAGTTCGAGCTCGAGCGATACAAGATCCTACTAGTCATAATTTCCCATATATATTTGATGATGCAATATTGTCAATCAAGCCTATCATTAAAAGGGATGGATATAAAATATACCAAATGGAGGGAACAATGAATGGTATAAAGGGAATTTATGAAATAGGCATTACTAAGAGTGGGATAATAGATTATAGATTTTTTAGACCTTTAAAATGA
- a CDS encoding DUF2019 domain-containing protein, which produces MRKISNVDDAIEKFKMAAIDNRVCAYNGNYRKANRAYDNLMQIKKYLLENNALDLLKQLYEDPNLWVRLAAAIVMAPWDEINAFNIVKGIKEMDVDMYSFAAKYTLLNWKELSSSNKKCDL; this is translated from the coding sequence ATGAGAAAAATAAGTAATGTAGACGATGCTATCGAAAAATTCAAGATGGCGGCGATTGATAATCGTGTATGTGCGTATAATGGGAATTATAGAAAAGCAAATAGAGCTTATGATAATTTAATGCAAATAAAGAAATATTTATTAGAAAATAACGCATTGGATTTATTGAAGCAATTATATGAAGATCCTAATTTATGGGTTCGACTAGCAGCAGCAATTGTAATGGCACCATGGGATGAGATAAATGCTTTTAATATTGTGAAGGGGATAAAGGAAATGGATGTCGATATGTATTCATTTGCGGCAAAATATACTTTGTTAAATTGGAAAGAATTAAGTTCTTCTAACAAGAAGTGTGATTTGTAA